The Apium graveolens cultivar Ventura unplaced genomic scaffold, ASM990537v1 ctg3791, whole genome shotgun sequence genome includes a region encoding these proteins:
- the LOC141701382 gene encoding uncharacterized protein LOC141701382: MAFGLEAILPVEVFVKSAKVEYFDVEASREGIQLHNVLMKEVRDEASKTVLQQQAHTTTYFNKKVKVKQFLVGDLVLRESAASQPTITGKFKAPWEGPYQVTGLIAPGTYRLSMLDGTPIKNAWNAIHLKKYYQ; the protein is encoded by the coding sequence ATGGCTTTTGGCTTGGAAGCAATTTTACCCGTCGAAGTGTTTGTTAAGTCAGCAAAGGTCGAGTATTTTGATGTTGAAGCCTCACGAGAAGGAATCCAACTTCATAATGTTCTTATGAAAGAAGTTAGGGACGAGGCATCGAAGACAGTACTCCAACAACAAGCGCATACAACAACTTATTTCAACAAGAAAGTAAAGGTTAAACAGTTTTTGGTTGGGGATCTAGTCCTTCGAGAGTCAGCGGCTTCACAACCCACCATCACGGGAAAGTTCAAAGCTCCATGGGAAGGACCTTATCAAGTAACAGGGCTCATCGCGCCAGGAACCTACCGACTGTCTATGCTCGATGGTACACCCATAAAAAATGCTTGGAATGCTATTCACTTGAAGAAGTATTATCAATAG
- the LOC141701381 gene encoding transmembrane E3 ubiquitin-protein ligase FLY1-like: FVVAPVIDIEKHCNITVRARISRVPSMQSSTSFSMEFLMDDNGDCLPPMQLNATSVNTEMFFDKAFNYNLMVTFISILQVLLLIQQRKHSNTQSGAVKVSSFTIGQQAIMDAYLCLLYLTAGITIEQLYNAFATAAFFKFVVFSFCELRFFLHIWKANRPINYIQSVEAKRELSVLCIYFCGILLGVILCTYEFPKFLPVITLVVHSYWIPQIATNVFRDPRKPLQPSYIIGMSVIRLAIPLYIFGCPRNFMHIKPDRSWCIYLVGFVNLQANILLLQHYLGCRFFIFWQMFPLKYNYHKWPDQNVNHASDCVICMTPIDFTQHPDFCMVTPCEHVFHSHCLLKWMDIKMDCPTCRGRLPPV, from the exons TTTGTTGTAGCACCTGTGATCGACATAGAGAAACATTGTAACATCACAGTAAGGGCTCGGATATCACGTGTCCCGTCCATGCAAAGTAGTACGTCCTTTTCCATGGA ATTTTTGATGGATGACAATGGAGATTGTCTGCCGCCCATGCAATTGAATGCAACTTCTGTAAATACTGAGATGTTTTTTGACAAAGCATTTAATTACAACCTGATGGTCACTTTT ATCTCTATCCTTCAAGTTCTCCTGTTAATTCAGCAAAGGAAACATAGCAACACGCAATCT GGAGCTGTCAAAGTTTCAAGTTTCACAATTGGACAACAGGCTATCATGGATGCATACCTTTGTCTTTTATATCTGACTGCAGGAATCACAATTG AACAATTATATAACGCATTTGCCACTGCTGCATTCTTCAAGTTTGTTGTCTTCTCTTTTTGTGAGTTGAGATTTTTTCTCCATATATGGAAGGCAAATAGGCCTATAAATTACATACAGAGTGTGGAAGCGAAGCGTGAACTTTCAGTTCTTTGTATTTATTTCT GTGGTATCCTTTTGGGAGTTATTCTGTGCACGTATGAGTTCCCTAAATTCCTTCCAGTTATTACTCTGGTTGTGCACTCCTACTGGATACCTCAGATCGCCACAAATGTTTTTCGTGACCCAAGAAAGCCACTACAGCCTAGTTATATTATTGGAATGAGTGTAATTCGGCTTGCAATTCCTTTATATATCTTTGGATGTCCCCGCAACTTCATGCACATTAAGCCTGACAGGAGTTGGTGCATCTATTTGGTGGGTTTTGTTAATTTGCAAGCAAACATTCTTCTTCTACAACACTATCTTGGATGTCGATTCTTCATTTTTTGGCAA ATGTTTCCACTAAAATATAATTACCATAAATGGCCGGATCAGAATGTAAATCATGCCAGTGACTGTGTCATTTGCATGACGCCCATTGATTTCACTCAACATCCAGATTTTTGCATG GTAACGCCATGTGAACATGTCTTCCATTCACATTGCTTACTTAAGTGGATGGATATAAAGATGGATTGCCCAACCTGCAGGGGGCGACTTCCACCAGTGTAG